One genomic segment of Burkholderia multivorans ATCC BAA-247 includes these proteins:
- a CDS encoding universal stress protein codes for MQPAQSARSIARVALAIDPTPESLSAARYVRTLLRPGMQLRIVCAIDNPRLVLPDIPRIDALLTSARKEMTHDAQATIERTLALFADSDVELEPAIVDTSITGGSVADALANDTSQWGADVLVVGANPHHGLLRLVEGAMSDTLATRAHCALLLVPASYARESDGPLQRLMFAVDGSEPSLHAVEVGLGFAAPQTLLYAAYVVDRAVRLTDIVPVRALENAYRAEGEDALARVAPMLHATGNPTRRGIVETRPTSDDVAHALMRDAVHWHAELLVVGTHGRRGIAAWLIGSVARRVAHLAEVPVLLVRGQGR; via the coding sequence ATGCAGCCTGCCCAGTCCGCCCGGTCCATCGCGCGCGTCGCGCTCGCGATCGACCCGACACCCGAATCGCTGTCCGCCGCCCGCTATGTCCGCACCTTGCTGCGTCCCGGCATGCAACTGCGAATCGTTTGCGCGATCGACAACCCGCGCCTCGTGCTGCCCGACATTCCGCGCATCGATGCGTTGCTGACGTCGGCGCGCAAGGAAATGACGCACGACGCGCAGGCGACGATCGAACGCACCCTTGCACTGTTCGCGGACAGCGACGTCGAGCTCGAACCCGCGATCGTCGATACGTCGATCACCGGCGGCTCGGTCGCCGACGCGCTCGCGAACGACACCTCGCAGTGGGGCGCCGACGTGCTCGTAGTCGGTGCGAATCCGCATCACGGGCTGCTGCGGCTCGTGGAAGGTGCGATGTCGGACACGCTCGCGACGCGGGCGCATTGCGCGCTGCTGCTCGTCCCTGCGTCGTATGCGCGCGAGTCGGACGGCCCGCTGCAGCGGCTGATGTTTGCCGTCGACGGCAGCGAGCCGTCGCTTCATGCGGTCGAGGTGGGGCTCGGCTTCGCGGCACCGCAGACGCTGCTCTACGCGGCCTACGTCGTGGACCGCGCCGTTCGGCTCACCGACATCGTGCCGGTGCGCGCGCTCGAGAACGCCTATCGCGCCGAAGGCGAGGATGCGCTGGCGCGTGTCGCGCCGATGCTGCATGCGACCGGCAACCCGACGCGGCGCGGCATCGTCGAGACGCGCCCGACGAGCGACGACGTCGCGCACGCGCTGATGCGCGATGCGGTGCACTGGCATGCGGAACTGCTCGTGGTCGGCACGCACGGCCGGCGCGGCATTGCGGCATGGCTGATCGGCAGCGTCGCGCGGCGTGTCGCGCATCTGGCCGAGGTGCCCGTGCTGCTCGTACGCGGACAAGGCCGCTGA
- a CDS encoding DUF3562 domain-containing protein: MSQDDLLDSLKEAAARRAIDAEQLHAMLDAEIRALSSGARVHDYIRVIAIRHLRERMRENADIVPDPRSRGAGDDSPGADARSGP; the protein is encoded by the coding sequence ATGTCACAGGACGATTTACTCGATTCGCTGAAGGAAGCTGCCGCGCGACGTGCGATCGACGCGGAGCAATTGCACGCGATGCTCGATGCCGAGATACGCGCGCTGTCGTCCGGCGCGCGCGTGCACGACTACATCCGCGTGATCGCGATCCGCCATCTGCGCGAACGGATGCGCGAGAACGCGGATATCGTGCCGGATCCCCGTTCACGTGGTGCCGGCGACGATTCCCCCGGCGCCGACGCACGTTCGGGTCCCTGA
- a CDS encoding methyl-accepting chemotaxis protein — protein MFSSIRTRILAACVAIVVFALVATTLINYFIARAYNNDAIDRNLTSVASGHVVGIADWVATRRRMVESLQDAALSADPLPVFKQMAAAGGFTNVYAGYADKSFRFSDPTGIPADYDPTGRPWYRQAAQAGKPVVTPPYVDAGTGNLVVTFAVPILRDGALKGVVAADVGMDSVIANVKSIHPTPASFGMLIDSSGHVVAHPDSKLTLKPVADLSPDLGAIPAASLAGASAPVEVHVGDDAKLVRAQPVPGTDWYALVALDKADATGGMRSLLTASLITMIVIVAVASLIVGAITTTAFRRLSQVRLAMAEIGSGGGDLTQRLPAEGRDEVADIARSFNRFVDKLSDVIRQIRDASESVRTAANEIAAGNRDLSSRTESAAASLEETAASMEQITATVGQSAAAAGQADERAAAASRIASHGGAVVSDVVATMAKIEEASGRIGDIIGVIDGIAFQTNILALNAAVEAARAGEQGRGFAVVAQEVRSLAQRSAQAAREVKVLVESTVDSVSAGSGQVRQAGETMREIVSNVANVTTIISEITHAANEQTRGIQEVNRAVTQLDEMVQQNAALVEQSTAAASALQTQANALASTVGQFRVA, from the coding sequence ATGTTTTCGTCCATCCGCACCCGCATCCTCGCCGCGTGCGTCGCCATCGTCGTGTTCGCGCTCGTCGCTACCACCCTCATCAACTATTTCATTGCGCGCGCGTACAACAACGATGCGATCGATCGCAACCTGACGTCGGTTGCCAGCGGCCACGTAGTCGGGATCGCGGACTGGGTCGCGACGCGGCGCCGGATGGTCGAGTCGCTGCAGGACGCCGCGCTGTCCGCCGATCCGCTGCCGGTGTTCAAGCAGATGGCGGCCGCGGGCGGCTTCACGAACGTCTATGCGGGCTATGCCGACAAATCGTTCCGGTTTTCCGATCCGACCGGCATTCCCGCCGACTACGATCCGACCGGCCGGCCGTGGTACCGGCAGGCGGCGCAGGCCGGCAAGCCGGTCGTGACGCCGCCGTATGTGGATGCGGGCACCGGCAACCTGGTCGTCACGTTCGCGGTGCCGATTCTGCGCGACGGCGCGCTGAAGGGCGTCGTCGCGGCCGACGTCGGCATGGACAGCGTGATCGCGAACGTGAAGTCGATTCATCCGACGCCTGCCAGCTTCGGCATGTTGATCGACAGCAGCGGCCACGTGGTGGCGCATCCCGACTCGAAGCTGACGCTGAAGCCGGTCGCCGACCTGTCGCCCGATCTCGGTGCGATTCCCGCGGCGTCGCTCGCGGGTGCGAGCGCGCCGGTCGAGGTGCACGTCGGCGACGACGCGAAGCTCGTGCGCGCGCAGCCGGTGCCGGGCACAGACTGGTACGCGCTCGTCGCGCTCGACAAGGCCGATGCGACGGGCGGCATGCGCTCGCTGCTGACCGCTTCGCTGATCACGATGATCGTGATCGTCGCGGTCGCGTCGTTGATCGTCGGCGCAATCACGACGACCGCGTTTCGCCGCCTGTCGCAGGTGCGGCTCGCGATGGCCGAGATCGGCTCGGGCGGTGGCGATCTGACGCAGCGGCTGCCGGCCGAGGGCCGCGACGAAGTGGCCGACATCGCGCGCTCATTCAACCGCTTCGTCGACAAGCTGAGCGACGTGATCCGGCAGATTCGCGACGCGAGCGAATCGGTGCGCACGGCGGCGAACGAGATCGCGGCGGGCAATCGGGATCTGTCGTCGCGCACCGAATCGGCGGCGGCGAGCCTCGAGGAAACGGCCGCGTCGATGGAGCAGATCACCGCGACGGTCGGCCAGTCGGCAGCCGCAGCCGGTCAGGCGGACGAGCGCGCGGCCGCCGCGTCGCGGATCGCGTCGCACGGCGGCGCGGTCGTGTCGGACGTCGTCGCGACGATGGCGAAGATCGAGGAAGCGTCGGGCCGGATCGGCGACATCATCGGCGTGATCGACGGCATCGCGTTCCAGACCAACATCCTCGCGCTGAACGCGGCCGTCGAAGCGGCGCGCGCGGGCGAGCAGGGGCGTGGCTTCGCGGTGGTCGCGCAGGAAGTGCGCAGTCTCGCGCAACGCAGCGCGCAGGCCGCGCGCGAAGTGAAGGTGCTCGTCGAATCGACGGTCGACAGCGTGTCGGCCGGCTCCGGGCAGGTGCGGCAGGCTGGCGAGACGATGCGCGAAATCGTGTCGAACGTCGCCAACGTGACGACGATCATCTCCGAGATCACGCATGCGGCGAACGAACAGACGCGCGGTATCCAGGAAGTGAACCGCGCGGTCACGCAGCTCGACGAGATGGTTCAGCAGAACGCGGCGCTGGTCGAACAGTCGACCGCGGCGGCGTCGGCGCTGCAGACGCAGGCGAACGCGCTCGCGTCGACGGTCGGCCAGTTCAGGGTCGCGTAG
- a CDS encoding sigma-54 interaction domain-containing protein codes for MLKPPRETSSRAKRADERRLSGRSAAMRALLARIEKVAPTGASVMIAGESGVGKDIVARRLHELSPRRNGPFVAVNCGAIPPDIAESQLFGHEKGSFTGATAQHTGFFEAARGGTLLLDEIAEMPAALQVKLLRALESNTILRVGGTEAIALDVRIVSATRHNPADAVRDGRLREDLFYRLAAFALVVPPLRQREGDVEVLAQEFVAALNARHRSDKRLTDAAIAALRAYSWPGNVRELRNTIERAYILADDGIDVTLPKQPVPADLMHDDAISLPLGATLHHAQQRFIAATLRHFEGNKPLAAKALGISLKTLYNRLALMREAGDDAARPASGERATRP; via the coding sequence ATGCTGAAGCCGCCGCGGGAAACGTCGTCCCGCGCGAAACGCGCAGACGAACGCCGGCTGTCCGGCCGCTCGGCCGCAATGCGTGCGCTGCTCGCGCGCATCGAGAAAGTCGCGCCGACCGGCGCGAGCGTGATGATCGCGGGTGAAAGCGGCGTGGGCAAGGACATCGTCGCGCGTCGGCTGCACGAGTTGAGCCCGCGGCGCAACGGGCCGTTCGTCGCGGTCAACTGTGGCGCGATTCCGCCCGACATCGCGGAGTCGCAGCTGTTCGGCCACGAAAAAGGCAGCTTCACCGGCGCGACCGCGCAGCACACCGGCTTCTTCGAAGCCGCACGCGGCGGCACACTGCTGCTCGACGAAATCGCCGAAATGCCCGCCGCGCTGCAGGTGAAGCTGCTGCGCGCGCTGGAGTCGAACACGATCCTGCGCGTCGGCGGCACGGAAGCGATCGCGCTCGACGTGCGGATCGTATCCGCGACGCGCCACAATCCGGCCGACGCCGTGCGCGACGGCCGCCTGCGCGAAGACCTGTTCTACCGGCTCGCCGCATTCGCGCTCGTCGTGCCGCCGCTGCGTCAGCGCGAGGGCGACGTCGAGGTGCTCGCGCAGGAGTTCGTCGCGGCGCTCAATGCGCGGCACCGGTCCGACAAGCGGCTGACCGATGCGGCGATCGCCGCGCTGCGTGCGTACTCGTGGCCCGGCAACGTGCGCGAACTGCGCAATACGATCGAGCGCGCGTACATCCTGGCGGACGACGGAATCGACGTCACGCTGCCGAAGCAACCGGTGCCGGCCGACCTGATGCACGACGACGCGATCTCGCTGCCGCTCGGGGCGACGCTGCATCATGCGCAGCAACGCTTCATCGCCGCGACGCTGCGCCATTTCGAGGGCAACAAGCCGCTCGCGGCGAAGGCGCTCGGCATCAGCCTGAAGACGCTGTACAACCGGCTCGCGCTGATGCGCGAGGCCGGCGACGACGCCGCGCGCCCGGCGTCCGGCGAACGCGCTACGCGACCCTGA
- a CDS encoding hybrid sensor histidine kinase/response regulator, whose protein sequence is MRTVTRELFRQGAWVVLAVGVACALQAGAIRVVGAHAPFAPLPFYAGVAAAAWLTSLAGGLAAIVASTVVIAALWWRDAPTATWLADAGTFVAIGVIECALIAAVRPLFARTRAVDDARDARREPAAAPPPSEDVLLRRVVDASPDAIVGVDGARRIVSWNRAAQRIFGADAATMIGRDVTTLFAPRWLRRQPVPASIDEVHAPVGPIDVLCMRQDAHCFRATFAASPIVDANGHVDGLSMTLREARERRRDERRDRLSLRGARDARVQADTANRLKDELLATVSHELRTPLNVIYGWVEVLRSVDGQGFAQQAVDAIDRSARSLARMVGDLLDASSLATGKLRLERTPVDVARVVHDAAREFGAPAHAKGITLVTEGAGTACVISADAERLHQVLSNLLSNAIKFTPSGGRIVVSLARVDAHVSLSVADTGQGMAPEALPHLFDPFNRPANAPASPQRGLGLGLSIVRNIAELHGGSVEAASEGPGRGLTVTVTLPAGWEADMAVVPLGAVDSVPAAALEHQRVLVVDDEPTSRASLSAALRTLGAQVSTAQSGRDALASIERDPPTVVLSDIAMPDGDGFWLIERVRRLPGRHARMPVVAVTAHAGVADRQRVMAAGFDAYLCKPVDVPTLASAIDDVTARRTREKDGPER, encoded by the coding sequence ATGAGGACCGTTACCCGTGAACTATTCCGGCAGGGTGCATGGGTCGTGCTGGCCGTCGGCGTCGCGTGCGCGCTGCAGGCGGGCGCGATTCGCGTGGTCGGCGCGCATGCGCCGTTTGCGCCGTTGCCTTTTTATGCAGGCGTCGCCGCCGCCGCGTGGCTGACGTCGCTCGCCGGCGGCCTCGCCGCGATCGTCGCGAGCACCGTCGTGATCGCTGCGCTCTGGTGGCGCGACGCGCCGACGGCGACATGGCTGGCCGACGCCGGCACGTTCGTCGCGATCGGCGTGATCGAATGCGCGCTGATCGCAGCCGTCAGGCCGTTGTTCGCGCGCACGCGTGCGGTCGACGACGCGCGCGACGCACGCCGGGAGCCGGCGGCTGCACCGCCTCCATCCGAGGACGTGCTGTTGCGCCGCGTGGTCGATGCGTCGCCCGACGCGATCGTCGGCGTCGACGGCGCGCGGCGGATCGTCAGCTGGAACCGCGCGGCGCAGCGCATCTTCGGCGCCGACGCGGCGACGATGATCGGCCGCGATGTAACGACGCTGTTCGCGCCGCGCTGGCTGCGGCGTCAGCCGGTGCCCGCGTCGATCGACGAGGTACACGCGCCGGTCGGGCCGATCGACGTGCTGTGCATGCGGCAAGACGCACACTGCTTTCGCGCGACGTTTGCGGCATCGCCGATCGTCGATGCGAACGGGCATGTCGACGGCCTCTCGATGACGCTGCGCGAGGCGCGCGAGCGCCGTCGCGACGAGCGGCGTGATCGCCTGTCGCTGCGCGGCGCGCGCGACGCCCGTGTGCAGGCCGACACGGCGAACCGGCTGAAGGACGAACTGCTCGCGACCGTGTCGCATGAATTGCGCACGCCGCTGAACGTGATCTACGGCTGGGTCGAGGTGCTGCGCAGCGTCGACGGGCAGGGCTTCGCGCAGCAGGCGGTCGACGCGATCGATCGCAGCGCGCGTTCGCTCGCGCGGATGGTCGGCGATCTGCTCGACGCGTCGTCGCTTGCGACCGGCAAGCTGCGTCTGGAGCGTACGCCGGTCGACGTCGCGCGCGTCGTGCACGACGCGGCGCGCGAGTTCGGCGCGCCCGCGCATGCGAAGGGCATCACGCTCGTCACGGAAGGCGCGGGCACGGCGTGCGTGATCTCCGCCGACGCGGAGCGGCTGCATCAAGTGCTGTCGAACCTGCTGTCGAACGCGATCAAGTTCACGCCGAGCGGCGGACGCATCGTCGTGTCGCTCGCACGCGTCGACGCGCACGTCAGTCTGTCGGTGGCCGATACGGGGCAAGGGATGGCGCCCGAAGCGCTGCCGCATCTGTTCGATCCGTTCAACCGTCCGGCCAATGCGCCGGCATCGCCGCAGCGCGGCCTCGGGCTCGGCCTGTCGATCGTGCGCAACATCGCGGAGCTGCACGGCGGATCGGTGGAGGCGGCCAGCGAAGGGCCCGGTCGCGGCCTGACCGTCACGGTCACGCTGCCGGCCGGCTGGGAGGCGGACATGGCGGTCGTTCCGCTCGGCGCCGTGGACAGCGTGCCGGCGGCGGCACTCGAACACCAGCGCGTGCTCGTCGTCGACGACGAGCCGACGTCGCGCGCGAGCCTCTCGGCCGCACTGCGGACGCTCGGCGCGCAGGTGTCCACCGCGCAGTCGGGGCGCGACGCGCTCGCGAGCATCGAGCGCGATCCGCCGACCGTCGTGCTGTCGGACATCGCGATGCCCGACGGCGACGGATTCTGGCTGATCGAGCGCGTGCGGCGTCTGCCCGGGCGCCACGCGCGCATGCCGGTGGTCGCCGTGACCGCGCATGCGGGCGTCGCGGATCGGCAGCGGGTGATGGCCGCCGGCTTCGACGCGTATCTGTGCAAGCCGGTCGACGTGCCGACGCTCGCAAGCGCGATCGACGACGTGACGGCCCGTCGTACGCGTGAGAAGGACGGACCGGAACGGTAA
- a CDS encoding BON domain-containing protein, whose amino-acid sequence MNETKHAPRANAQPAPPRVERRPPVAAIARILVLSCAWIAVPRPAAAEQGVGAKLASQASAVGSQLRDATIASRVRAALVAERGLASGDIDVQVRDHVAELTGTVPDDRQRATALRVVRDVDGVRGVRDKLQIRPK is encoded by the coding sequence ATGAACGAAACGAAACACGCGCCGCGCGCGAATGCGCAGCCGGCGCCGCCGCGCGTCGAGCGTCGGCCGCCGGTTGCCGCAATCGCGCGCATACTGGTGTTGTCGTGTGCATGGATCGCGGTGCCTCGTCCGGCGGCGGCCGAGCAGGGCGTCGGCGCGAAGCTCGCGAGCCAGGCGTCGGCCGTCGGCAGCCAGCTGCGCGACGCGACGATCGCGTCCCGCGTCAGGGCCGCGCTCGTCGCGGAGCGCGGGCTCGCGTCCGGCGACATCGACGTGCAGGTACGCGATCACGTGGCCGAGCTGACGGGCACCGTGCCCGACGATCGGCAACGCGCGACCGCGCTCCGCGTCGTACGCGACGTGGACGGCGTACGCGGCGTGCGCGACAAGCTGCAGATACGCCCGAAGTAA
- a CDS encoding DUF4142 domain-containing protein: MTGTGAGRNTARRAAALRWARPRVRRRARYAACAVGLAAAGLLTAATAEAEASPVSSAHVAPGVVSPAPTGDEADMARRPSGIDAEFVDKAAMLGKTELLASELAAERSSNAEVKAFARRMIDEHERIARELRRLGADKGVPVQTRMLVDPALNTLRTLSGPAFDRAYVQLAGPAAHEEAIRAYEAEARDGHDAQLRAFAARTLPMLKNHLAAARALANAVAGAR; this comes from the coding sequence ATGACGGGCACCGGCGCCGGCCGCAACACCGCTCGCCGCGCAGCCGCGCTGCGTTGGGCGCGGCCGCGCGTCCGGCGGCGTGCGCGATATGCGGCGTGTGCGGTGGGGCTAGCGGCGGCGGGCTTGCTGACGGCGGCCACGGCGGAGGCAGAGGCTTCGCCTGTGTCGTCGGCGCACGTCGCGCCCGGCGTCGTGAGCCCCGCGCCGACCGGCGACGAGGCCGACATGGCGCGCCGGCCGTCCGGCATCGATGCGGAGTTCGTCGACAAGGCCGCGATGCTCGGCAAGACCGAACTGCTCGCGAGCGAGCTCGCGGCCGAGCGTTCGTCGAACGCAGAGGTCAAGGCGTTCGCGCGAAGGATGATCGACGAACACGAACGGATCGCGCGCGAACTGCGCCGGCTCGGCGCGGACAAGGGCGTACCGGTCCAGACGCGAATGCTCGTCGATCCGGCGCTGAACACGTTGCGCACGCTGAGCGGCCCTGCGTTCGACCGCGCGTACGTGCAACTCGCGGGGCCCGCTGCACACGAAGAGGCGATCCGGGCGTATGAAGCAGAGGCGCGCGACGGACACGACGCACAACTGCGTGCGTTCGCCGCGCGCACGTTGCCGATGCTCAAAAATCATCTTGCCGCGGCACGCGCGCTCGCGAACGCCGTTGCGGGCGCGCGCTGA
- a CDS encoding PRC-barrel domain-containing protein produces the protein MTADRQPAEGARIVGRAGRRSNGPGPDVMAAGTLQGDRVVTTDGDDIGKIADIMLDVRSGHIAYAVVSSGGLLGIGDKLLAVPWNRLTLDAERRCFVLPVTAERVRDAPGFDKDHWPAMADATWAETVHAYYGSTPYWVIEEGETAIDSPPYEASPGGPEDEARRR, from the coding sequence ATGACAGCCGACAGACAACCCGCCGAAGGTGCCCGCATCGTCGGTCGCGCCGGCCGGCGCTCGAACGGACCGGGGCCCGACGTGATGGCCGCCGGTACGCTGCAAGGCGACCGCGTCGTGACGACGGACGGCGACGACATCGGCAAGATCGCCGACATCATGCTCGATGTCCGATCCGGCCATATCGCGTACGCGGTCGTATCGTCGGGCGGCCTGCTCGGGATCGGCGACAAGCTGCTCGCGGTGCCGTGGAACCGGCTCACGCTCGACGCCGAGCGCCGCTGTTTCGTGCTGCCGGTCACCGCGGAGCGCGTGCGCGATGCGCCCGGCTTCGACAAGGACCACTGGCCGGCGATGGCCGATGCGACCTGGGCCGAGACCGTCCACGCGTATTACGGCAGCACGCCGTACTGGGTCATCGAGGAAGGCGAAACGGCGATCGATTCGCCGCCGTACGAAGCATCGCCGGGCGGCCCGGAAGACGAAGCGCGGCGTCGCTAG
- a CDS encoding CBS domain-containing protein has product MYRVNEIMSRDVVCVAPTDTIRHAAELMQRFDIGVLPVCDHGELVAIVTDRDIAVRALAHGRSPDTPVRAVASEPVQWCTEDEGVGDVQQRMADVQLHRMPVLDRHRRVVGIVSLGDIATRAGGPARDELVNTLEDVSLPRRH; this is encoded by the coding sequence ATGTATCGCGTCAACGAGATCATGTCGCGCGACGTGGTGTGCGTCGCACCGACCGACACCATTCGCCACGCGGCCGAACTGATGCAGCGGTTCGACATCGGCGTGCTGCCCGTCTGCGATCACGGCGAGCTGGTCGCGATCGTGACGGACCGCGACATCGCGGTACGCGCGCTCGCGCACGGCCGCTCGCCCGACACGCCGGTGCGCGCGGTCGCGTCCGAGCCCGTGCAATGGTGTACGGAAGACGAAGGCGTCGGCGACGTGCAGCAGCGCATGGCCGACGTGCAGCTGCACCGGATGCCGGTGCTCGACCGGCACCGCCGCGTGGTCGGCATCGTGTCGCTCGGCGACATCGCGACGCGCGCCGGCGGCCCGGCGCGAGACGAACTCGTCAACACGCTCGAGGACGTGTCGCTGCCGCGTCGCCATTGA
- a CDS encoding MipA/OmpV family protein — protein sequence MPALDGRFAAVRRAGRMFVNSADATFAWLLPAGSGRRTLRPSSGIPLRTDGDFMAPVRPLLSPGSRRFVFGLSACAALAIAGARDASAQTPSPLGEWQYSAGVPLQKLYEPTMPTWQVSVGAAMTLQPRYAGSDRYHVMGGPNLDVRYRDLFFLSTGEGLGANVLRGPNWRVSLSVGYDLGRRSADDLGHLNGLDNINAAPVMKLSADYVVSKDFPLVLRADVRRSIGGSNGWVGDFSAYMPMPGSNEHFFWFAGPTVSFADSRYMNSWFGVNQGASARSGLPVYSSRAGIKSVGAGVTMVWFVNKHWFVTMDGAIEQLVGRAARSPITQQSTNGVFDMSVNYRF from the coding sequence GTGCCCGCACTCGACGGGCGCTTTGCGGCCGTGCGCCGCGCGGGTAGGATGTTCGTTAATTCAGCGGACGCTACGTTCGCATGGCTGCTGCCCGCAGGCAGCGGCCGGCGCACGCTGCGTCCTTCATCAGGCATTCCTTTGCGAACCGACGGAGACTTCATGGCCCCTGTGCGCCCGTTGCTGTCACCCGGCTCACGCCGATTCGTGTTTGGCCTGTCCGCCTGCGCGGCGCTCGCGATCGCGGGCGCACGCGACGCGTCGGCCCAGACGCCTTCGCCGCTCGGCGAGTGGCAATACTCGGCGGGCGTCCCGCTTCAGAAACTGTACGAGCCGACCATGCCGACGTGGCAGGTCAGTGTCGGCGCCGCGATGACGCTGCAGCCGCGCTATGCGGGCTCCGACCGCTATCACGTGATGGGCGGCCCGAACCTCGACGTGCGCTATCGCGACCTGTTCTTCCTGTCGACGGGCGAGGGGCTCGGCGCGAACGTGCTGCGCGGCCCGAACTGGCGCGTGAGCCTGTCGGTCGGATACGACCTCGGGCGTCGTTCGGCCGACGATCTCGGGCATCTGAACGGGCTCGACAACATCAACGCGGCCCCCGTGATGAAGCTGTCGGCCGACTACGTGGTGTCGAAGGACTTCCCGCTCGTGCTGCGCGCGGACGTGCGACGCAGCATCGGCGGCTCGAACGGCTGGGTCGGCGACTTCTCCGCGTACATGCCGATGCCCGGCAGCAACGAACACTTCTTCTGGTTCGCCGGGCCGACCGTCTCGTTCGCCGACTCGCGCTACATGAACAGCTGGTTCGGCGTGAACCAGGGCGCGTCCGCGCGTTCGGGGCTGCCGGTGTATTCGTCGCGCGCCGGAATCAAGTCGGTCGGCGCCGGCGTGACGATGGTCTGGTTCGTGAACAAGCACTGGTTCGTGACGATGGACGGTGCGATCGAGCAGCTGGTCGGCCGTGCGGCCCGCAGCCCGATCACGCAGCAATCGACGAACGGCGTGTTCGACATGTCGGTCAACTACCGCTTCTAG